The following are encoded together in the Acidovorax sp. KKS102 genome:
- a CDS encoding type B 50S ribosomal protein L31, with amino-acid sequence MKEGIHPNYREVLFVDLSNGFKFVTRSCVNTKETETHEGKEYPLFKLDTSSESHPFYTGTQKSVDNMGGRVERFRNRFGKTAAK; translated from the coding sequence ATGAAAGAAGGCATTCACCCCAACTACCGCGAAGTTCTGTTCGTGGACCTGTCCAACGGTTTCAAGTTCGTGACCCGCTCGTGCGTGAACACCAAGGAAACCGAAACCCACGAAGGCAAGGAATACCCGCTGTTCAAGCTGGATACTTCTTCTGAATCGCACCCCTTCTACACCGGCACGCAAAAGTCGGTGGACAACATGGGTGGCCGCGTGGAACGCTTCCGCAACCGTTTCGGCAAGACCGCAGCGAAGTAA
- the rho gene encoding transcription termination factor Rho — protein sequence MHLNELKALHVSEVLKQAEELEIENTGRMRKQELMFAIIKKRAKAGEQVFADGVLEILPDGFGFLRSPDTSFTASTDDIYISPSQVRRFNLHTGDMIEGEVRTPKDGERYFALTKLDKVNGGPPEQNKHKVMFENLTPLFPKEQMRLERDIKGDENITGRIIDIIAPIGRGQRALIVAPPKSGKTVMMQHIAHAITANNPDVHLMVLLVDERPEEVTEMQRTVKGDIIASTFDEPAARHVHVAEMVIERAKRLVELKKDVVILLDSITRLARAYNNVVPSSGKVLSGGVDAAALQRPKRFFGAARKVEEGGSLTIIATALVDTGSRMDEVIFEEFKGTGNCEIHLNRRLYEKRVFPAIELNKSGTRREELLLPPEILQKTRILRQFMYNMDEIESMELMIKNMKATKTNVDFFDMMRRGG from the coding sequence ATGCACTTAAACGAACTCAAGGCACTGCACGTGTCTGAAGTCCTGAAGCAGGCCGAAGAACTCGAAATCGAAAACACAGGCCGGATGCGCAAACAGGAATTGATGTTTGCGATCATCAAGAAGCGCGCCAAGGCAGGCGAGCAGGTATTTGCTGACGGGGTGCTGGAAATCCTGCCCGACGGATTCGGCTTTTTGCGCAGCCCCGACACCAGCTTCACCGCCAGCACGGACGACATCTACATCAGCCCCAGCCAGGTGCGCCGTTTCAACCTGCACACCGGCGACATGATCGAAGGTGAAGTGCGCACGCCCAAGGACGGCGAGCGCTACTTTGCCCTGACCAAGCTGGACAAGGTCAACGGCGGCCCACCCGAGCAGAACAAGCACAAGGTGATGTTCGAAAACCTGACGCCACTGTTCCCCAAAGAGCAGATGCGCCTGGAACGCGACATCAAGGGCGACGAGAACATCACAGGCCGCATCATCGACATCATCGCGCCCATCGGCCGCGGCCAGCGCGCATTGATCGTGGCGCCGCCGAAGAGCGGCAAGACGGTGATGATGCAGCACATCGCCCACGCCATCACGGCCAACAACCCCGACGTGCACCTGATGGTGCTGCTGGTGGACGAGCGCCCTGAAGAAGTGACGGAAATGCAGCGCACGGTGAAGGGCGACATCATTGCATCGACCTTCGACGAGCCCGCCGCCCGCCACGTGCATGTGGCCGAAATGGTGATCGAGCGCGCCAAGCGCCTGGTGGAGCTGAAGAAGGACGTGGTGATCCTGCTGGACTCGATCACCCGCTTGGCCCGCGCCTACAACAACGTGGTGCCCTCCAGCGGCAAAGTGCTGTCGGGCGGTGTGGACGCAGCAGCGCTGCAGCGCCCCAAGCGCTTCTTCGGCGCAGCCCGCAAGGTGGAAGAAGGCGGCTCGCTCACCATCATCGCCACCGCGCTGGTCGATACCGGCAGCCGCATGGACGAAGTGATCTTTGAAGAATTCAAGGGCACGGGCAACTGCGAAATCCACTTGAACCGCCGCCTGTACGAAAAGCGCGTGTTCCCCGCCATTGAACTCAACAAGAGCGGCACGCGCCGCGAAGAGCTGCTGCTGCCCCCGGAAATCCTGCAGAAGACCCGCATCCTGCGCCAGTTCATGTACAACATGGACGAGATCGAGTCGATGGAGCTCATGATCAAGAACATGAAGGCCACCAAGACCAATGTGGACTTCTTCGACATGATGCGTCGCGGGGGCTGA
- the trxA gene encoding thioredoxin TrxA encodes MASELIKHVSDASFEADVLKTGTPVLVDYWAEWCGPCKMIAPILDEVAGTYQGKLQIAKMNVDENREIPAKFGIRGIPTLMLFKDGQLAATKVGAMSKAQLTAFIDQQLA; translated from the coding sequence ATGGCCAGCGAACTCATCAAACATGTCTCTGACGCCAGCTTTGAAGCCGACGTGCTGAAAACAGGCACCCCCGTGCTGGTGGACTACTGGGCCGAGTGGTGCGGCCCCTGCAAGATGATTGCCCCTATCCTCGACGAAGTCGCAGGCACTTACCAGGGCAAATTGCAGATCGCGAAGATGAACGTGGACGAGAACCGCGAGATCCCTGCCAAGTTCGGCATTCGCGGCATTCCCACCCTGATGCTGTTCAAGGACGGCCAGCTGGCCGCCACCAAGGTCGGCGCGATGAGCAAGGCCCAATTGACCGCCTTCATCGACCAGCAACTGGCCTGA
- a CDS encoding PD-(D/E)XK nuclease family protein, with protein sequence MTVIAKSDDGAGWSLHLWQRTLAQVAAHASARGAHLARTVVLVPYAQLMPWGQRLWGQQFPQGFAPRFETTRNWARQLQGFEPSADDFAGDAARDTLTARALLDRVGQGALREMLATPLQEAAAQLAPAVAAVPPAQRAAWGDEARKLLTTADEGSSLHYEALVARLALEWVLASRHATDVLFEPGVREVVDALVVLEGFQSDVLPQALLAHWGERGACIKLPSLLEDALAPPQRALHAATDAEDEAHRAAACVLSHIRDGRVPVALAATDRALIRRVLAHLDSSGVLVRDESGWILSTTRAASRVMAALQAAAWNASSNDVLDWIKHTPALTPGEINRLEQWLRKGVLQHWSAASAQDLLSAQPHLAHTVATVETWRDTLRAARPLAQWLPALRAVLEQAGQWQGLQADPAGMRVLAALRLQDGQQAELQSWGASAGRRMTLAEFTRWVKDVLEAGRYVASQAADAPVVVLPLPQLLGRPFAAAVLPGCDEKRLQAAPEPTGDWSQAQREAWGLPTRQSLEAAQRAAWAYALRVPVVDVLWRTGDEGGEPLLASALVLALQLDGAASSGADHRTARDVVATPTLRPQPVGQALPVAKLSSTAYSDLRHCPYRFFAQRQLGLRDADELDAEVDKRDFGNWLHAVLQRFHEDLRDQPTDDARARSARMDAAAEAVTREQRLQDGDFLPFAAGWTQLRDGYLHWLAGHEQQGAMFREAEVKARQPLGDLELIGTIDRIDGVSSTGEPTVLVIDYKTESDSVTRQRIKSGAEDTQLPFYAALLHHDTLRAAYVNVGERGETQLHEQSEVVHLRDVLVEGIQHDMARIAAGAPLPALGEGSVCEFCAVRGLCRKDYWADAEQALPAPETP encoded by the coding sequence ATGACTGTCATAGCGAAAAGCGATGATGGCGCAGGCTGGAGCTTGCACCTGTGGCAACGCACTCTGGCCCAGGTGGCGGCCCATGCCAGTGCCCGGGGCGCTCATCTGGCCCGCACCGTGGTGCTGGTGCCCTATGCCCAGCTCATGCCCTGGGGGCAACGCCTGTGGGGGCAGCAATTCCCGCAGGGCTTTGCTCCGCGTTTCGAGACGACCCGCAACTGGGCGCGCCAGCTGCAGGGTTTTGAGCCGTCGGCCGATGATTTTGCGGGCGACGCTGCGCGCGATACCCTCACGGCCCGCGCCCTGCTGGACCGGGTTGGGCAGGGCGCCCTGCGTGAAATGCTGGCCACGCCACTGCAAGAAGCCGCCGCCCAGCTGGCACCTGCCGTGGCAGCCGTGCCCCCCGCGCAAAGGGCGGCCTGGGGCGATGAGGCCCGCAAACTCCTGACCACTGCGGATGAAGGCAGTAGCCTGCACTACGAAGCCCTGGTAGCGCGTCTGGCGCTGGAATGGGTGCTGGCCTCACGGCACGCCACCGATGTGTTGTTTGAGCCCGGTGTGCGTGAGGTCGTGGATGCGCTGGTGGTGCTGGAGGGCTTTCAGTCCGACGTTTTGCCCCAGGCACTGTTGGCCCATTGGGGCGAACGGGGCGCTTGCATCAAGCTGCCATCGCTGCTGGAAGACGCTTTGGCGCCACCCCAGCGTGCCTTGCACGCTGCCACCGACGCCGAAGACGAAGCCCACCGCGCAGCCGCCTGTGTCCTCAGCCACATCCGCGATGGCCGGGTGCCTGTTGCGCTGGCGGCCACCGACCGCGCGCTCATTCGCCGTGTGCTGGCCCATCTGGACAGCAGCGGTGTGCTGGTGCGCGATGAAAGCGGATGGATTCTGTCCACCACCCGTGCGGCGTCTCGCGTCATGGCCGCGCTGCAGGCCGCCGCGTGGAATGCCTCGTCCAACGACGTGCTGGACTGGATCAAGCACACCCCCGCGCTGACGCCGGGCGAGATCAACCGACTGGAGCAGTGGCTGCGCAAAGGCGTGCTGCAGCACTGGAGCGCAGCCTCCGCCCAAGACCTCCTGAGCGCGCAGCCCCACCTGGCCCACACCGTGGCCACGGTGGAGACCTGGCGCGACACCCTGCGTGCTGCGCGCCCCCTGGCGCAGTGGCTGCCCGCTCTGCGCGCCGTGCTGGAGCAAGCGGGGCAATGGCAGGGCCTGCAGGCCGACCCTGCAGGCATGCGCGTGCTGGCGGCGCTGCGCCTTCAAGACGGTCAGCAGGCGGAGCTGCAAAGCTGGGGCGCCAGCGCGGGCCGCCGCATGACGCTGGCGGAGTTCACCCGGTGGGTGAAGGACGTGCTGGAGGCCGGGCGCTACGTGGCCTCGCAGGCCGCTGATGCGCCCGTGGTGGTATTGCCGCTGCCTCAGCTGCTGGGCCGTCCCTTCGCGGCCGCTGTGCTCCCCGGTTGCGATGAAAAGCGGCTGCAGGCCGCTCCGGAGCCCACCGGAGACTGGTCCCAGGCCCAGCGCGAGGCCTGGGGTTTGCCCACACGCCAGTCGCTGGAGGCTGCCCAGCGGGCCGCCTGGGCCTATGCCCTGCGCGTGCCCGTGGTGGATGTGCTGTGGCGCACGGGTGACGAAGGCGGTGAGCCCCTGCTGGCCAGTGCGCTGGTGTTGGCACTGCAATTGGATGGCGCAGCCTCATCCGGCGCCGATCACCGCACTGCACGTGACGTGGTGGCAACGCCCACGCTGCGCCCTCAGCCCGTGGGCCAGGCCCTGCCCGTGGCCAAGCTCTCGTCCACCGCCTATTCCGACCTGCGCCACTGCCCCTACCGCTTCTTTGCCCAGCGCCAGCTCGGCCTGCGTGACGCTGATGAGCTGGACGCCGAGGTGGACAAGCGCGACTTTGGCAACTGGCTGCATGCGGTGCTGCAGCGCTTTCACGAAGACCTGCGCGACCAACCCACCGACGACGCGCGTGCCCGCAGCGCCCGCATGGACGCCGCCGCCGAGGCCGTCACCCGCGAGCAGCGCCTGCAAGACGGCGACTTTTTGCCCTTTGCCGCAGGCTGGACGCAACTGCGCGATGGCTACCTGCACTGGCTGGCCGGGCACGAGCAGCAGGGGGCAATGTTCCGAGAGGCCGAGGTCAAGGCCCGCCAGCCGTTGGGCGACCTGGAGCTGATCGGCACCATCGACCGCATCGACGGCGTCTCCAGCACCGGTGAGCCCACGGTGTTGGTGATTGACTACAAGACCGAAAGCGACAGCGTCACCCGCCAGCGCATCAAGAGCGGCGCGGAGGACACGCAATTGCCTTTCTACGCCGCGCTGCTGCACCACGACACGCTGCGAGCCGCCTACGTCAACGTGGGCGAGCGCGGCGAGACGCAATTGCACGAGCAGAGCGAGGTGGTGCACCTGCGCGATGTGCTGGTCGAAGGCATCCAGCACGACATGGCCCGCATCGCGGCCGGAGCGCCGCTGCCCGCGCTGGGCGAGGGCTCGGTGTGCGAGTTCTGCGCCGTGCGCGGCCTGTGCCGCA